One Bacillus sp. 1780r2a1 DNA segment encodes these proteins:
- a CDS encoding Nif3-like dinuclear metal center hexameric protein, with amino-acid sequence MNKVPNGYQVIELFESFSPKHLAMEGDKIGLQIGTLNKPVYKVMITLDVLEMVVDEAIEQHVDLIIAHHPPIFRPLKQIQTDQPAGRIVEKCIKHDIAVYAAHTNLDIAEGGVNDLLAEALGLQNTEVLVPTGAEELNKFVVYVPETHYEAVHQAISKAGAGEIGLYSGCAFFTEGVGTFTPSEQANPYIGSQGTVERVKEVKIETIFPARLQKKVVQAVLRAHPYEEVAYDIYNLKQKGKEYGLGKIGHLSREMTLKEFAHHVKEALDVEGLRVVGNLNDTVKKVAVLGGDGNKYISNAKFKGADVYVTGDLYFHVAHDAMMMGLNVIDPGHHVEKVMRQGVEKKMQELCKDKKFECTIFSSKVNTNPFTFL; translated from the coding sequence ATGAATAAAGTACCAAACGGTTATCAAGTTATTGAGCTGTTTGAATCTTTTTCTCCGAAGCACTTAGCTATGGAAGGGGATAAAATTGGTTTGCAAATCGGCACATTAAACAAGCCAGTTTATAAAGTGATGATTACCTTAGATGTATTAGAAATGGTTGTTGATGAAGCAATTGAACAGCATGTTGATCTCATTATTGCTCATCACCCTCCTATCTTTCGACCGTTAAAGCAAATCCAAACGGATCAGCCTGCTGGACGTATCGTTGAAAAGTGCATTAAACATGATATTGCTGTATATGCTGCTCATACAAACTTAGATATTGCTGAAGGTGGCGTTAACGATTTGCTAGCTGAAGCATTAGGTTTGCAAAACACCGAAGTTCTTGTTCCAACGGGTGCTGAAGAACTAAATAAATTTGTAGTTTACGTACCAGAAACACATTACGAAGCGGTTCACCAAGCAATCTCAAAAGCAGGTGCAGGTGAGATCGGATTATATAGCGGCTGTGCGTTCTTTACAGAAGGCGTTGGAACCTTTACCCCATCGGAGCAGGCAAATCCTTATATCGGCTCACAAGGTACTGTAGAACGCGTGAAAGAAGTGAAAATTGAAACGATTTTTCCAGCAAGGCTTCAAAAGAAAGTTGTGCAAGCTGTACTACGTGCTCACCCATATGAAGAAGTAGCCTATGATATTTATAACCTTAAGCAAAAAGGAAAAGAGTATGGTCTTGGGAAAATCGGACATCTATCCCGTGAAATGACACTAAAAGAATTCGCTCATCATGTAAAAGAAGCGTTAGATGTAGAAGGGTTAAGAGTCGTTGGTAACTTAAATGATACTGTGAAAAAGGTTGCGGTATTAGGTGGGGATGGTAACAAATACATTTCTAATGCAAAATTTAAAGGTGCCGATGTTTATGTGACAGGGGACTTATATTTTCATGTAGCACATGACGCAATGATGATGGGGCTGAATGTTATTGATCCTGGTCATCATGTCGAAAAAGTAATGCGTCAAGGAGTTGAAAAGAAAATGCAAGAGCTCTGTAAAGACAAGAAGTTTGAGTGCACAATCTTTTCATCAAAAGTTAATACAAATCCATTTACGTTTCTATAA
- a CDS encoding tRNA (adenine(22)-N(1))-methyltransferase TrmK, translating into MNELKLSKRLEEVAKSIPKGAMIADIGSDHAYLPCYAYLQGYIKGAIAGEITEGPFQSAVKQVEKTSLTDVIEVRKGDGLAVITPGEVDCITIAGMGGTLIQTILEDGKEKLQGVKRLVLQPNIGAHHIRQWLIEHKWSLVDEKIMEDDGRIYEILVAEQGDPLGAYGDKVEEGILVGPILAREKNGAFKKKWNHELAHTKKIVEQMEKSATTKEGQEKKKKLENEIRIIEEVLS; encoded by the coding sequence ATGAATGAGTTAAAATTATCTAAGCGACTAGAAGAAGTGGCAAAATCAATACCAAAGGGAGCAATGATTGCTGATATTGGATCAGATCATGCTTATCTACCTTGCTATGCATATTTACAAGGATATATAAAAGGCGCAATTGCAGGTGAAATTACAGAAGGTCCTTTTCAATCAGCTGTTAAACAAGTAGAAAAAACCAGCTTAACAGACGTCATTGAAGTAAGAAAAGGCGATGGGTTAGCTGTTATTACACCGGGTGAAGTGGATTGCATTACCATTGCAGGAATGGGTGGAACCTTAATTCAAACTATTTTGGAAGATGGGAAAGAGAAGCTGCAGGGCGTTAAAAGACTTGTGCTACAGCCTAATATCGGAGCTCACCATATCAGACAGTGGTTGATTGAACATAAATGGTCTTTAGTTGACGAAAAAATCATGGAAGATGACGGCCGAATTTATGAAATCCTTGTAGCTGAACAAGGGGATCCATTAGGTGCCTATGGTGACAAGGTCGAAGAAGGAATTTTAGTAGGACCAATTTTGGCAAGGGAGAAAAATGGTGCCTTTAAGAAGAAATGGAATCATGAGTTAGCACATACGAAAAAGATTGTCGAGCAAATGGAAAAATCAGCTACAACAAAAGAAGGACAAGAAAAAAAGAAAAAATTAGAAAATGAAATTCGAATCATTGAGGAGGTTTTATCATGA
- a CDS encoding cytochrome c — MNRNPLIPFLLIALIGIGLMVTFSFNGLNNAEEIAAEKEGGGEEDQASAKPEDLYQQNCIGCHGDQYQGGVGPALKGVGDKLSEEEIADILVNGKGSMPSGLISAEKAPEMAKWVSEIK, encoded by the coding sequence ATGAATCGAAATCCACTGATACCATTTTTGCTCATCGCACTTATTGGAATTGGATTAATGGTAACCTTCTCATTTAATGGTCTCAACAACGCAGAAGAAATAGCCGCTGAAAAAGAAGGTGGGGGCGAAGAAGATCAAGCCTCAGCAAAGCCTGAAGATCTCTATCAACAAAACTGTATTGGATGTCATGGCGATCAGTATCAAGGAGGCGTAGGGCCAGCTTTAAAAGGAGTGGGCGACAAGCTTTCTGAAGAAGAAATTGCTGATATTCTAGTGAACGGAAAGGGATCAATGCCATCCGGGTTAATATCTGCTGAAAAAGCTCCTGAGATGGCGAAATGGGTTTCAGAAATTAAATAA
- a CDS encoding acyl-CoA dehydrogenase family protein: MNFELTAEQKMIQKTLREFSEAEVAPGALERDKTKEFPLDVFKKLSDLGVMGLPFPEEYGGGGADTVSFAIVVEELSRACGSTGITYSAHVSLGGAPIHLFGTPEQKEKYLVPICTGESFGAFGLTEPNAGSDAGGTETSAELENGEYTINGSKCYITNASYARFLALTAVTARNEGKKEISALIVPTDSVGFSVIDNYEKMGLHASNTTELILEDVKVPEENLLGKKGEGFKQFLKTLDGGRIGIGAMGVGIAQAAYEKALAYAQERKQFGKNLSSFQAIQFKLADMAMKVELARTMVYKAAWLKDQGKPFTKEAAMCKLYASEICMEVASQAIQIHGGYGYMKEYQVERFLRDAKLLEIGEGTSEIQRSVIARQIGC, from the coding sequence ATGAATTTTGAATTAACAGCAGAACAGAAAATGATTCAAAAAACACTTCGAGAGTTTTCAGAAGCTGAGGTTGCACCAGGAGCATTGGAACGAGACAAGACGAAAGAGTTTCCGTTAGATGTGTTTAAAAAGTTATCTGATTTAGGCGTTATGGGGCTTCCTTTTCCAGAAGAGTATGGTGGAGGGGGTGCTGATACTGTTAGCTTTGCTATTGTAGTAGAAGAGCTAAGCAGAGCATGTGGTTCAACGGGAATTACATATTCTGCTCACGTATCGTTAGGCGGTGCACCTATTCATCTATTTGGAACACCTGAGCAAAAAGAAAAATACTTAGTTCCAATCTGTACTGGAGAATCGTTTGGAGCATTTGGTTTAACTGAACCGAATGCAGGAAGCGATGCTGGAGGAACTGAAACGAGTGCAGAGTTAGAAAATGGTGAATATACGATTAACGGCAGTAAATGCTATATTACCAATGCAAGCTATGCAAGATTTTTAGCTCTGACAGCTGTTACAGCAAGGAATGAAGGGAAAAAAGAAATCTCTGCGCTAATTGTGCCGACTGATTCAGTTGGTTTTTCAGTTATTGATAATTATGAAAAGATGGGCCTTCATGCTTCGAATACAACGGAACTAATTCTAGAAGACGTAAAAGTGCCAGAAGAAAATTTACTTGGCAAAAAAGGAGAGGGCTTTAAGCAATTCTTAAAAACGCTCGATGGAGGCAGAATCGGAATTGGAGCAATGGGAGTTGGAATTGCTCAAGCGGCTTATGAAAAAGCTCTTGCTTATGCCCAAGAAAGAAAGCAGTTTGGAAAAAACCTTTCATCTTTTCAAGCAATCCAATTTAAACTGGCAGATATGGCTATGAAAGTGGAACTGGCAAGAACGATGGTTTATAAGGCAGCGTGGCTGAAAGATCAAGGCAAACCTTTTACTAAGGAAGCGGCTATGTGTAAGCTTTATGCGTCTGAAATATGTATGGAAGTAGCAAGCCAAGCTATTCAAATCCACGGTGGATATGGGTATATGAAAGAGTATCAGGTCGAGCGTTTTTTACGAGATGCGAAACTATTGGAGATTGGTGAAGGGACATCTGAAATTCAGCGTTCCGTTATTGCTAGACAGATTGGCTGCTAA
- the rpoD gene encoding RNA polymerase sigma factor RpoD, with translation MAEKSAHSKQLDSDLTIEQVKEQLTEIGKKRGVLTYEEIAERMANFEIESDQMDEYYEFLGEQGVEVMSEAEANEDADPDIQQLSKEEEFDLNDLSVPPGVKINDPVRMYLKEIGRVDLLSAEEEINLAKRIEEGDEEAKRRLAEANLRLVVSIAKRYVGRGMLFLDLIQEGNMGLIKAVEKFDYRKGYKFSTYATWWIRQAITRAIADQARTIRIPVHMVETINKLIRVQRQLLQDLGREPSPEEIAEDMDLTPEKVREILKIAQEPVSLETPIGEEDDSHLGDFIEDQDATSPSEHAAYELLKEQLEDVLDTLTDREENVLRLRFGLDDGRTRTLEEVGKVFGVTRERIRQIEAKALRKLRHPSRSKRLKDFLE, from the coding sequence ATGGCTGAAAAATCAGCACATTCAAAGCAACTTGATTCAGATTTAACAATAGAGCAAGTCAAAGAACAATTGACTGAAATTGGTAAAAAACGTGGTGTTCTCACATATGAAGAAATTGCCGAACGCATGGCGAATTTTGAAATTGAGTCCGACCAGATGGATGAATATTACGAATTCCTTGGGGAACAAGGTGTTGAAGTGATGAGCGAAGCGGAAGCAAATGAAGATGCGGATCCAGATATTCAACAATTGTCTAAGGAAGAAGAGTTTGATTTGAATGACCTTAGCGTACCACCAGGAGTAAAAATCAATGACCCTGTTCGTATGTATTTAAAAGAAATTGGTCGTGTAGACCTTCTATCTGCTGAAGAAGAAATTAACTTGGCAAAACGTATTGAAGAAGGCGATGAAGAAGCTAAGCGTCGTTTAGCAGAAGCAAACTTACGTCTAGTTGTAAGTATTGCTAAGAGATATGTAGGACGCGGTATGCTTTTCTTAGATTTAATTCAAGAAGGAAACATGGGCTTAATTAAAGCAGTTGAAAAGTTTGATTACCGTAAAGGTTATAAATTTAGTACGTATGCAACATGGTGGATTCGTCAAGCGATTACTCGTGCAATTGCAGACCAAGCGAGAACAATTCGTATTCCTGTACACATGGTAGAAACAATTAACAAGTTAATTCGTGTTCAACGTCAATTACTGCAAGATTTAGGTCGTGAGCCATCTCCAGAAGAGATTGCAGAGGATATGGATTTAACACCAGAAAAAGTACGTGAAATTTTAAAAATTGCTCAAGAGCCTGTTTCACTTGAAACGCCTATTGGTGAAGAAGATGACTCTCATCTAGGTGACTTCATTGAAGATCAAGATGCAACATCGCCTTCTGAGCACGCTGCCTACGAATTATTGAAAGAACAATTAGAAGACGTCTTAGATACGTTAACAGATCGTGAAGAAAATGTGCTACGTCTTCGTTTTGGTTTAGATGATGGTCGTACACGTACGCTTGAAGAAGTTGGAAAAGTGTTTGGCGTAACGCGTGAACGTATTCGTCAAATTGAAGCAAAAGCATTGCGTAAGTTAAGACATCCAAGCCGCAGCAAACGTTTAAAGGATTTCTTAGAATAG
- the dnaG gene encoding DNA primase, which yields MANRIPDEVIDRIRRSVDIVDVISDHVQLTKQGRNYFGLCPFHGENTPSFSVSPDKQIYHCFGCGAGGNAFSFVMDLEGLSFTEAAQHLADKGNIPFEYEVQQPSSEGSKSENALVDAHELLKKFYHHLLVNTKEGQEAYDYLINRGFTREIIDEFEIGYALDSWDFVTKFLTKRGFKPDEMEAAGLIIKRNQEESYFDRFRDRVMFPIADLQGRTIAFSGRLLKEIKGQPKYLNSPETSIFNKSRTLYNFHRAKKHIRKNQQVILFEGFADVISSVTAECQQSIATMGTALTEEQAKIIRRNVESVILCYDADSAGIEAAYKAVNILTDAGCSVKVAMMPDGYDPDDYIKEFGAAKFRNEVIENSLTLMAFKMRYLRRGKNLQIEADRMKYIDEVLKAISQLTKAVEKDYYLRQLSQEFSISLDALKEQQQQVRHEVKKKKDNDSWNRNTISRHPVTKKNLLPAHENAERHLIAYMLKDRDIAFRIQDMLQAQFNIEEHRALVTYLYGYYEEGYSPNPSNFIERIPDSNLTGLASELAMMSINEELSEQALHDYIQQVLNYEKKSIIKDKEQQRQEAERQKDYVRAATIAMEILELKKALK from the coding sequence ATGGCAAATCGAATTCCCGATGAAGTGATTGATCGTATTCGACGTTCAGTAGATATTGTCGATGTCATAAGCGACCATGTGCAGCTAACCAAACAGGGCCGAAATTATTTCGGGCTATGTCCGTTTCATGGGGAAAATACACCATCATTTTCCGTATCGCCAGACAAGCAAATTTATCATTGCTTTGGGTGTGGAGCTGGAGGAAACGCATTTTCATTTGTTATGGATTTAGAGGGGCTTTCGTTTACCGAAGCTGCTCAACACCTTGCTGATAAAGGGAATATTCCATTTGAATATGAAGTTCAACAGCCGAGCTCCGAGGGTTCAAAGTCAGAAAATGCCCTGGTTGATGCACATGAGCTTTTAAAGAAATTTTATCATCATTTATTGGTAAATACAAAAGAGGGCCAGGAAGCATATGATTATTTAATTAACCGTGGTTTCACAAGGGAAATCATAGATGAGTTTGAAATTGGATATGCACTGGATTCCTGGGATTTTGTTACTAAATTTTTAACAAAGCGTGGATTCAAGCCAGATGAAATGGAAGCTGCAGGTCTTATTATTAAACGAAACCAAGAAGAAAGTTATTTCGATCGGTTTCGAGATCGAGTTATGTTTCCCATTGCAGATTTACAAGGGAGAACCATTGCTTTTTCAGGGCGCCTATTAAAAGAGATAAAAGGGCAGCCTAAGTATCTAAATAGTCCCGAAACTTCGATCTTTAATAAAAGTCGTACACTCTACAATTTTCACCGTGCCAAAAAACACATTAGAAAAAATCAACAAGTCATTTTATTTGAAGGATTCGCAGACGTTATTTCATCGGTGACTGCGGAGTGTCAGCAGTCCATCGCTACGATGGGTACCGCGCTTACCGAAGAGCAGGCTAAAATCATCCGTCGAAATGTTGAATCCGTTATTTTATGCTATGATGCAGACTCAGCAGGTATTGAAGCCGCGTATAAAGCTGTGAATATTTTAACAGATGCAGGCTGCTCAGTAAAAGTCGCTATGATGCCAGATGGATATGACCCTGACGATTATATAAAAGAGTTTGGAGCAGCAAAGTTTCGAAACGAAGTTATTGAAAACAGCTTGACGCTTATGGCATTTAAAATGCGATATTTGCGACGTGGTAAAAACTTGCAGATTGAAGCCGATCGTATGAAGTATATTGACGAAGTGTTAAAAGCAATTAGTCAATTAACAAAAGCGGTCGAAAAAGATTATTATTTAAGGCAGCTGTCTCAAGAGTTTTCAATTTCATTAGATGCTTTAAAAGAACAGCAACAACAAGTTCGCCATGAAGTGAAAAAGAAAAAGGATAATGATTCTTGGAATAGAAATACTATATCAAGACATCCTGTCACAAAAAAGAACCTCCTTCCTGCACATGAAAATGCAGAGAGGCATTTAATTGCATATATGCTAAAAGACAGGGATATAGCGTTTCGGATTCAAGATATGCTTCAAGCACAGTTTAATATAGAAGAACATAGGGCTCTTGTGACGTACTTATATGGGTACTATGAAGAAGGTTATAGTCCTAACCCAAGCAACTTTATCGAACGTATTCCTGATTCAAACCTGACAGGTTTAGCTTCGGAACTAGCGATGATGTCAATTAACGAAGAATTGTCGGAGCAAGCGTTGCATGATTACATTCAACAAGTGTTGAATTATGAAAAGAAGTCCATAATAAAAGACAAAGAGCAGCAAAGGCAAGAAGCGGAGCGTCAAAAGGATTATGTAAGAGCTGCGACAATTGCAATGGAAATTTTGGAATTAAAAAAGGCGTTAAAATAA
- a CDS encoding YaiI/YqxD family protein: protein MEGCRIQSYSKRNYTIFVDADACPVKKEIVELAHTYCVEVIFVASYAHMQTNPSAGKWVYVDSEKEAVDLYILNHVQQGDIAVTQDTGLASMLLSRRVYVLSPRGKVYSESDMDTVLFFRYVSAKERKAGRYSKGPKAFSDEDREKFSTALEKILSKREGI from the coding sequence GTGGAGGGATGTAGAATACAGAGTTATAGCAAAAGAAACTATACGATTTTTGTCGATGCTGATGCGTGTCCTGTAAAAAAAGAGATTGTAGAACTAGCACATACATACTGCGTTGAGGTTATTTTTGTTGCTTCATATGCTCACATGCAAACAAACCCTTCAGCGGGTAAGTGGGTTTACGTAGATAGTGAGAAAGAAGCAGTAGATTTATACATTTTAAATCACGTTCAGCAAGGAGACATCGCTGTAACACAGGATACGGGGTTAGCGAGCATGCTTCTTAGTCGACGGGTTTATGTATTGTCTCCACGTGGAAAAGTATATAGTGAGAGTGATATGGATACGGTTCTTTTTTTTCGATATGTTTCAGCAAAGGAAAGAAAAGCAGGTCGTTATTCAAAAGGCCCTAAAGCTTTTAGCGATGAAGACAGAGAGAAGTTCAGTACAGCGCTCGAAAAAATATTGTCGAAACGTGAAGGAATTTAG
- a CDS encoding kinase/pyrophosphorylase: MNNPCLYVISDSVGETAELVVKAASSQFNMTEFIIKRVPYVEDTATLAEVVSLAKLNNGIIGFTLVKPEMRSFLLNEAAKKGVEVFDIIGPLIDKIQSSYQLSPRYEPGTVSKLDDDYFKKVEAIEFAVKYDDGRDPRGILRADIVLIGVSRTSKTPLSQFLAHKRLKVANVPIVPEVDPPEELFHVSPKKCIGLMISPDKLNDIRKERLKSLGLNDQAIYANIERIKEELDFFQGIVDKIGCEVVDVSNRAVEETAGIIAKIIQQKK; this comes from the coding sequence ATGAACAACCCATGCTTATATGTAATCTCGGATTCGGTTGGGGAAACAGCAGAATTAGTTGTCAAAGCAGCTTCCAGTCAATTTAATATGACGGAATTTATTATTAAAAGAGTTCCTTATGTGGAAGATACAGCTACGCTAGCGGAAGTAGTATCTCTAGCTAAGTTGAACAATGGAATTATTGGGTTTACACTTGTGAAACCAGAAATGCGCAGCTTTTTGCTGAACGAAGCGGCTAAAAAAGGCGTGGAAGTTTTTGATATTATCGGACCACTTATTGACAAAATTCAATCATCGTATCAGTTATCGCCAAGGTACGAACCAGGAACAGTTAGCAAGTTAGATGATGATTATTTTAAAAAAGTAGAAGCGATTGAATTTGCAGTTAAATATGATGATGGACGAGATCCACGAGGTATTTTACGAGCGGATATCGTACTCATTGGCGTATCACGAACGTCAAAAACACCATTGTCTCAGTTTTTAGCTCATAAACGCTTAAAGGTGGCTAATGTTCCAATCGTACCGGAAGTAGATCCACCAGAAGAACTCTTTCACGTGTCACCTAAAAAATGCATTGGTCTAATGATCAGTCCTGATAAGTTAAATGACATTCGCAAAGAGCGTTTAAAGTCATTAGGATTAAATGACCAAGCTATCTACGCAAATATCGAAAGAATTAAAGAAGAGTTAGATTTCTTCCAAGGGATTGTCGATAAAATTGGATGTGAAGTAGTCGACGTCTCAAATCGAGCTGTAGAAGAGACTGCTGGGATTATTGCAAAAATCATTCAACAAAAAAAATAA
- a CDS encoding helix-turn-helix transcriptional regulator, with the protein MIKIELNKRQEHILQIVKDQGPITGEHIADKLNLTRATLRPDLAILTMAGYLEARPRVGYFYTGKTGAQLLTDKIKKIQVQDYQSIPVVVNENVSVYDAICTMFLEDVGTLFVVDEQSLLVGVLSRKDLLRASIGKQELTSIPVHIIMTRMPNITYCHREELLIDIAQVLIEKQIDAIPVVKKVDAGLEVVGRVTKTNITKLLVALAHDEVL; encoded by the coding sequence GTGATTAAAATCGAACTAAATAAAAGACAAGAACATATCTTACAGATTGTAAAAGACCAAGGTCCCATTACTGGAGAGCATATTGCAGATAAGCTAAACTTGACACGGGCAACACTTCGACCGGACTTAGCGATTTTAACAATGGCAGGTTATTTAGAAGCACGGCCTCGCGTGGGGTATTTCTATACGGGAAAAACAGGAGCGCAACTTTTAACGGATAAAATAAAAAAAATCCAAGTTCAGGACTATCAATCTATCCCTGTTGTAGTCAATGAAAATGTGTCTGTATACGATGCAATTTGTACGATGTTTCTCGAAGATGTAGGAACATTGTTTGTTGTGGATGAACAGTCGTTATTAGTAGGAGTTCTATCTCGAAAAGACTTGCTGCGTGCAAGTATTGGAAAGCAAGAGCTTACATCAATTCCTGTTCACATTATTATGACTAGGATGCCTAATATTACATATTGTCATCGTGAAGAGCTGCTCATTGATATTGCACAGGTGTTGATTGAGAAACAAATTGATGCCATTCCCGTGGTGAAAAAAGTAGATGCAGGACTTGAAGTAGTAGGAAGAGTGACAAAAACAAATATCACAAAATTACTAGTAGCACTGGCTCATGATGAAGTATTATAA
- the recO gene encoding DNA repair protein RecO yields MFKKCEGIVIRTNDYGESNKIVTIYSRELGKVGLMARGAKKPSSRLASVTQLFTYGYFFIQAGSGMGTLQQGEVISSMRSIREDIFTTAYASYILELTDKGTDNNKPNPFLFELLYQTIHYMNEGYDTEILTYIYEMKMLNVLGLYPILDECAVCHAKEGTFHFSVREGGFICHRCLEKDPYHFKLTPTSVKLLRLFYYMDLKRLGSISVKPETKKQLHFIIDQYYDEYSGLYLKTKRFLTQMESLKAALPTKSE; encoded by the coding sequence TTGTTTAAAAAATGTGAAGGTATTGTTATTCGAACGAATGACTATGGTGAATCAAATAAAATTGTAACCATCTATTCACGTGAATTGGGCAAGGTAGGCTTAATGGCAAGAGGTGCGAAAAAGCCTAGTAGTCGTTTAGCTTCTGTGACACAGTTATTTACGTATGGCTATTTCTTTATACAGGCAGGTTCAGGAATGGGAACTCTTCAGCAAGGTGAAGTGATTTCTTCTATGAGAAGCATACGCGAAGATATTTTCACAACCGCGTATGCTTCTTATATTCTTGAATTAACGGATAAAGGAACAGATAACAACAAGCCAAACCCCTTTCTTTTTGAGCTACTTTACCAAACGATTCATTATATGAATGAAGGATACGATACTGAAATCTTAACGTATATTTATGAAATGAAGATGCTGAATGTACTGGGGTTATATCCAATTCTCGATGAATGCGCGGTTTGTCATGCAAAAGAAGGAACCTTTCACTTTTCTGTACGAGAAGGGGGCTTTATTTGTCACCGTTGCCTAGAAAAAGATCCTTATCACTTTAAACTTACGCCCACGTCCGTTAAATTACTGCGTTTATTTTATTATATGGATCTAAAAAGGCTAGGGTCTATTTCAGTCAAGCCTGAAACGAAAAAACAGTTGCACTTTATTATTGATCAATATTATGATGAGTATTCAGGCCTGTATTTAAAAACAAAGCGATTTTTAACTCAAATGGAATCGTTGAAAGCGGCATTGCCAACTAAAAGCGAATAA
- a CDS encoding YqzL family protein, whose amino-acid sequence MLNFTWNVFSQTGSIDTYLLFKELEKEVIEGPEAHEDDPEGLNSPVS is encoded by the coding sequence ATGTTAAATTTTACTTGGAACGTCTTTTCACAAACAGGTAGTATCGATACATACCTTCTTTTCAAAGAACTTGAAAAAGAGGTAATAGAAGGGCCTGAAGCACACGAAGATGATCCTGAAGGTCTCAATTCTCCAGTTTCGTAG
- the era gene encoding GTPase Era — protein MSNHTFKSGFVSIIGRPNVGKSTFLNRVIGQKIAIMSDKPQTTRNKIQGVYTEDEAQIVFIDTPGIHKPKHKLGDFMMKVAQNTLKEVDLVLFMVNAAEGLGRGDEFIIERLKETKTPVFLVINKIDEIHPDELFTIITTYKDLYPFAEIIPISALQGNNVERLLDQIKKVLPEGPQYYPADQVTDHPERFIITELIREKVLHSTREEIPHSIAVVMDSMQKRDNGAIYVGATIIVERDSQKGIVIGKQGKMLKEVGRKARADIEALLGSRVFLELWVKVQKDWRNRASHLRDYGFREDEY, from the coding sequence ATGAGTAATCATACATTTAAATCAGGTTTTGTTTCAATTATTGGTAGACCTAATGTTGGAAAGTCTACCTTTTTAAATCGAGTAATTGGACAAAAAATCGCCATTATGAGCGACAAGCCACAAACAACTCGTAATAAAATTCAAGGCGTTTATACGGAAGATGAGGCACAGATTGTGTTCATTGACACACCTGGGATTCATAAACCTAAGCATAAGCTTGGAGACTTTATGATGAAAGTTGCGCAAAATACCTTAAAAGAAGTAGACCTTGTGCTGTTTATGGTAAACGCAGCTGAAGGATTAGGCCGTGGTGATGAATTTATCATTGAACGTTTAAAAGAGACAAAAACACCAGTGTTTTTAGTCATTAACAAAATTGATGAAATTCATCCAGATGAGCTGTTTACAATCATTACAACATATAAGGATTTATATCCTTTTGCTGAGATTATCCCAATTTCTGCTTTGCAAGGAAACAACGTAGAGCGTTTGTTAGATCAAATTAAAAAAGTACTTCCAGAAGGTCCACAATACTACCCTGCTGATCAAGTGACGGATCATCCAGAACGTTTTATCATTACAGAATTAATTCGTGAAAAGGTATTGCATTCAACTCGCGAAGAAATTCCCCACTCTATTGCAGTTGTCATGGACTCTATGCAAAAGCGAGATAACGGTGCAATATACGTGGGGGCAACAATTATTGTTGAACGTGATTCTCAAAAAGGTATTGTGATCGGGAAGCAAGGAAAAATGTTAAAAGAAGTAGGTAGAAAAGCGCGTGCTGACATTGAAGCTTTATTAGGCTCAAGAGTTTTCTTAGAACTTTGGGTTAAAGTACAAAAAGATTGGCGTAACCGTGCATCACATTTAAGAGATTATGGATTCCGAGAAGATGAATATTAA
- a CDS encoding diacylglycerol kinase family protein translates to MALRDRGKIRRLVRSFGYAIEGFRYVVAKEANMRIHVLASFVVILASFWFRISLTEWLIVLLLIAGMFSLELMNTAVEKTVDLITTKRHPLAKHAKDAAAAAVLVYACFAVIIGMLIFWKYIFFS, encoded by the coding sequence ATGGCCTTACGCGATAGGGGAAAAATAAGACGTTTGGTCCGTAGCTTTGGCTATGCAATAGAAGGTTTTAGGTATGTGGTTGCAAAGGAAGCGAACATGAGAATTCACGTTTTGGCTTCTTTTGTAGTCATCCTAGCGAGTTTTTGGTTTCGTATCTCATTAACAGAATGGTTGATTGTTTTACTGTTAATTGCAGGTATGTTTAGCTTGGAACTGATGAACACAGCTGTTGAAAAAACAGTGGATTTAATTACAACTAAACGTCATCCCTTAGCAAAGCACGCAAAGGATGCTGCCGCTGCGGCAGTGTTGGTTTATGCGTGTTTTGCTGTGATTATTGGCATGCTAATCTTTTGGAAATACATCTTCTTTTCATGA